In Magnetospirillum sp. WYHS-4, the genomic stretch GCGCATTCTCCTGGCGGACAAGGGGGTAGACACCACCCTGGTGCTCAACTGCCCGACCGCCGTCGCCTCGCCCATCGACGCCGCCCGCGCGGTCGCCACGGTGGCCGGAGAACGCAAGGGCCAACGGGTCCTGACCAGTTGGGTGGGCGACAGCGCGGCGCGCGAATCCCGCCACCTGTTCGAGGAAAAGCGCATCCCGACCTATGACACGCCGGAGCAGGCGGTGCGCGCCTTCACCTACCTCGTGAACTATAAGCGCAGCCAGGAACTGCTGATGGAGACCCCGCTCTCCATGCCGGAGGATTTCACGGTCGATGCCGACCGCGCCCGCACCATCGCCAAGCGGGCGGTCGAGGACGGCCGCGATTGGCTGACCGAACCGGAGGCCAAATCCATGCTGGCGGCCTACGGCATCCCCACGGTGCCGACCCATATCGCCTGCACGCCCGACGAAGCGGCGGGAATCGCCGCCGAACTGGGCGGCCCGGTGGTGCTGAAGGTGCTGTCGCCCGACATCACCCACAAGTCGGATATCGGCGGGGTGCTGGTGGACATCGCCGGCCCGGCTCTGGTCAAGGCGGCGGCCGCCGAGATGCTGGACCGCATCGGCAAGGCAAGGCCCGACGCCCGCCTGGAGGGCGTCACGGTACAACCCATGGTGCGTCGCCCCGGCGCCTACGAGTTGATCATGGGTGTGCTGTCCGACCCGCAGTTTGGACCGATCATCCTGTTCGGCCACGGCGGCACGGCGGTCGAGGTGATCGACGACAAGGCCCTGGGTCTGCCGCCACTCAACATGCGCCTGGCTCGCGAATTGATGTCGAACACCCGCATCTACAAGCAGTTGACCGGCTTCCGGGGCCTGAAGGCGGTCAACCTGGATGCTGTGGCACTGACGCTATTGAAGATTTCCCAACTCGTGGTCGACGTCCCGGAGATATCCGAATTGGATATCAACCCGCTGCTGGCCGACGAATGGGGCGTGGTCGCCCTCGATGCCCGCGTCAAGGTCAAGGCCGCTCACGGCTCGGGCGCCGACCGCCTGGCCATCCGGCCCTATCCGAAGGACTTGGAACAGGAGGTACCGCTGGGCGACGGGCGGCTGCTGTTCCTGCGCCCGGTGGTACCCGAGGACGAGCCCTCCCTGCAGGAGACCTTCGCCCGCCTGACGCCGGAGGAAATCCGGTTGCGCTTCTTCGTGCCCATGCAGACCATGTCGCACCTCCAGGCGGCGCGCTTCACCCAGATCGACTACGACCGCGAAATGGCGCTGATCCTCACCGAACGGGGCATCCCCGGGAAGACGCCCATCTACGGCACGGTGCACATCAACGCCGACCCAGACCTGCAGAAAGCCGAATACGCCATTATGGTGGAGCAGGAGATGACGGGCCTCGGCCTGGGCGTCTTCCTCATGCGCCGCATCATCGAATATGCCAAGTCGCGTGGCATCGGGGAAATCCACGGCGACGTGCTGCGCGAGAACGGCACCATGCTGAAGCTTTGCCGGGCCTTGGGCTTCACGCAGTCCAACAACCCCGACGACACCAGCATCGTCAAGGTGGTGCTGAAGCTGTAGAGCCGCAGAAACGACTAGACCTTGGCGATACGCAGGACGTTGGTGGCGCCGGGAGTGCCGAAGGGTACGCCCGCCGTCACCACGAGCTGCTGGCCGGCCACGGCGAATTCCTCCTTCACCGCCACCGACACCGCCTTCATCACCATGTCGTTGAAGAAACGCAGGTCGCTGGTCAGCACCGGATGCACGCCCCAGGCCAGGGCGAGACGGCGCGCCGTCGTCTGATTGGCGGTCAGGCCGAGAATGGGCACCTCCGGCCGTTCGCGGGCCGCCCGAAGGGTCGTCGAACCGGTCGAGGAAAACGCGACGATGCAAGCCGCCGAAATGGTATGGGCCACCTGGCGGGCGGCAGCGGTAATGGCGTCGGCCGCCGTCGATTCGGGCATGCGCCGTTCGGCGTCGGTCACCTTGCGGTAGAGAGGGTCACGCTCGATACGGCGGATGATGCGGTCCATCATGCGCACCGCCTCGATGGGATAGTCGCCGACCGCCGTTTCCGCCGACAGCATCACCGCGTCGGCGCCGTCATAGATGGCGGTCGCCACGTCGGAGGCCTCGGCGCGGGTGGGCATCGGCGCATGGACCATGGAGTCGAGCATCTGGGTCGCCACCACCACCGGCCTGCCCTTCTGTTGGCAGGCATGGATGATTTCCTTTTGCAGCACCGGCACGTCCTCGGCCGGAACCTCGACGCCCAGATCGCCGCGCGCCACCATGACCGCGTCGGCCAGTTCGACGATCTCGGCC encodes the following:
- a CDS encoding bifunctional acetate--CoA ligase family protein/GNAT family N-acetyltransferase, which codes for MTVRNLDKLFKPKSIALIGASNRPQSVGAVLAGNLFLSGFEGPVMPVNPKHQAIHGVLTYKDVASLPVTPDLAVISTPPHAIPGIVAELGARGTRAAVVITAGFGEGADEAGRALKQSLLDAAKPYSFRIIGPNCLGIMAPRIGLNASFCHVSPKTGPIAFVAQSGAIVTSVVDWAHSRGIGFSHLVSLGDMADVDFGDMLDYLANDPNTRAILMYVEAVTSARKFMSAARAAARMKPVIVVKAGRYAEGAKAAASHTGALAGLDSVYDAVFKRAGMLRVISLTQLFDAVEVLAMMTPPEGDRLAILTNGGGIGVLATDALVALGGRLAQLQPETIQKLNAVLPPTWSHGNPVDIIGDAPGKRYEDSLRILLADKGVDTTLVLNCPTAVASPIDAARAVATVAGERKGQRVLTSWVGDSAARESRHLFEEKRIPTYDTPEQAVRAFTYLVNYKRSQELLMETPLSMPEDFTVDADRARTIAKRAVEDGRDWLTEPEAKSMLAAYGIPTVPTHIACTPDEAAGIAAELGGPVVLKVLSPDITHKSDIGGVLVDIAGPALVKAAAAEMLDRIGKARPDARLEGVTVQPMVRRPGAYELIMGVLSDPQFGPIILFGHGGTAVEVIDDKALGLPPLNMRLARELMSNTRIYKQLTGFRGLKAVNLDAVALTLLKISQLVVDVPEISELDINPLLADEWGVVALDARVKVKAAHGSGADRLAIRPYPKDLEQEVPLGDGRLLFLRPVVPEDEPSLQETFARLTPEEIRLRFFVPMQTMSHLQAARFTQIDYDREMALILTERGIPGKTPIYGTVHINADPDLQKAEYAIMVEQEMTGLGLGVFLMRRIIEYAKSRGIGEIHGDVLRENGTMLKLCRALGFTQSNNPDDTSIVKVVLKL
- the pyk gene encoding pyruvate kinase — its product is MRRLRNAKIIATLGPASESKERLTELFKVGADVFRLNFSHGSHEGHKARFDTIRCIEKSFGRPIGILQDLQGPKLRVGKFEGGKARVESGQLFRLDMARDPGDTRRVQLPHPEVFKALSPQTELLLDDGRVRLCILDCGDDWAETEVVVGGLLSDHKGVNVPSAVLDLSPLTPKDRRDLEFGLQMGVDWVGLSFVQRAEDVAEARRLVDGRAAILVKIEKPAAIDQLAEIVELADAVMVARGDLGVEVPAEDVPVLQKEIIHACQQKGRPVVVATQMLDSMVHAPMPTRAEASDVATAIYDGADAVMLSAETAVGDYPIEAVRMMDRIIRRIERDPLYRKVTDAERRMPESTAADAITAAARQVAHTISAACIVAFSSTGSTTLRAARERPEVPILGLTANQTTARRLALAWGVHPVLTSDLRFFNDMVMKAVSVAVKEEFAVAGQQLVVTAGVPFGTPGATNVLRIAKV